GGAGTGGTGTACAGAACGGAACTCGATGTGTTTGATAAAAAGCGCCATAGTATACAGAAACGCACCGTAGCTATAAAACGTGACCCAAGAAAAGAAAGTGAGCTAGGAAACAGAGGGTTCGTAGCCGAACTTGAAATAATCTTTAGATGTGAGCATCCCAACATAATATCTCTTCTTGGATTCTGTTTTGAAGATTCTGAAAATATTCTTGTTTTTGAGTATGCTGCTAACGGAAGTCTCGATGATTATGTGAAAAAGGGCAAACTGAATAAGCTTCCATGGGCTCGACGTTTAAAGATGTGCCTTGATATTGCATATGGACTAAGTTACCTTCACACATCCGATGACGACAAAACATGTATAATACACCGCGATATCAAAAGTGGAAATATTCTGTTGGGCGAGAATTTGGAGGTCAAAATTGCTGATTTTGGGCTCTCAATCTTTCACCCTAAGATTCGCCCGTCCAGGACTATCAAGACAGAACATTGTGCAGGCACACATGTGTATCTAGATCCAGAATATCAGGAAGGTAAGTTGAAAATAGAATCAGATATATACTCGTTTGGTGTTGTTTTATTCGAAATCCTATCGGGAAAGTTAGCGTATGATCGAATTTACACCAAGGAAAATGGGAATGGGATCGCACCTGTCGCAAGGCAGCGCTTCAAAGATAGAAAGTTAATGGAAATGGTAGATATTACAATCTTGGAAGAAGCTCACGAACTTAGTACTACAATAATAATAGGACCAAGTCAAGATTCTTTGAATGAATTTTTCAAAATCGCATGTAAATGTGTGGCGGAAGCTCAAGCCGATCGTCCAAAAATGGAAGAAGTCATCAACGGACTCAAGAGAGCTATAAATCTTCAAGTAAGtcccatgttttaaaattaaaacATTTTTCTTTTCATATGCTTCATCCTAGAGCATCTCCAATATTAAGGGAAATTGTTTTAAAAATTACAACATACTTTGAATTAATTTCAATTAAGTACTACTAATGTTCTTAttaaaaagataattattgagtaatATCTGATCAAATATCTCTACCATTTTTCTATTAAAATAGTCACTGTCCTTTTAGTTACTAATATTTAATATTCGATACAAAGGaaattgttttaaaagtaaagttacttttagttaatatttgattgattacctaCTCTACCAATAGAGTTGGTAGCTAGAGATATGTTTACACTATCCTTGTATCCAAATTTTCACCAATGATTTTGATATTTAGAACGATTTTGATATATGTAACACAAGAGAGTTGGTAGAGATATGTTTATGCATATACTCGAAGACATCAAACTATTTTCTTTTTTCATATCATCATCAAGAGCAGAGAAAATGTGTGATGATTTACAGAAAAACCGTAAAGACACTCTGGAAATTTCACTTGAAGACATAAGTTTGGGGGAAGAAAACTTGAGTAATACCAGCTTCAATATAGAAAAGGGATACGGTATGTACAATGGACAAGTTCAATACGATGATGAAACTAAGCCTGTTATCATAAAGCGGATGAGAAAATCTGGTCTAGAAACACCTGGTAGCTGGAGAGAGTTTGAAATTCCTTTCAAGCATAAACATGAGAATGTCATTGGTCTCGTAGGCTATTTTAAGAAAATGAATGAAAACTTCATTGTTTATGAGAATGCAATTAACCAAAGTCTCGATATGCATTTGGGAAATGCTACGCTTACATGGATCAAACGACTAAAGATAGGCGTTGATATCGCCAATGGATTGAAGTTCCTTCATGGAAGTGATGAGGGACAAGAAGATGTAGTGATAATACATAGAGACCTAAAAAGTTGCAATATCTTACTTACCGGAGATTGGAAAGCAAAGGTTTGTGGATTTTATGTgtccataatatatccaaataatcACAACATTCACTACGCCGCTGATGGAATCGAAAGCTCTCCTGGTTATTGTGACCCATCATATTCAAAAACATGTATCCTAACCAAAAAATCTGACATTTACTCGTTGGGTGTGATTTTATTTGAGCTTTTGTGTGGGAGATTGGCGTGCACAGATCAGGGTCACTTTTTAGACAGTTTCGTTAAAGGCCAATATGAAGTAGAGAGACCGGATAAGTTGGTGTTTGAGCGTATAAGAGAACAAATTGTATGGAAGTCATTGGTTACATTCACAACGATTGCCTTTAGCTGCTTACACGATGACAGAAACAAACGGCCTACAGCATCTGAGGTGGCAGTACAACTTCAACAAGCATTGGAATTGCAAGTAAGTTATCATACTGTTGAAAACGTAATCTTTATTTCAAGGCAGTGAAACTCGAATCAAATTGTACGTTTTGTATTGAATACACTCTGCTTTGTATGTCAACAATATCAAGTAGTTTGTCATacttatttatctattttttttgttttacaatatttttatGGTTTCACAACAAAAAGTTAATAGTAGTATATTGAAATAAAAATGAAAAGGGGGCTATAAAATCTTGATGTACTCGTGGCTGCAAACGACGTCCGTTGCGACAGCCGTTTCGGCGTTTTGGTGACTAGCTAGTCTCAGCGTCTAATAAGTTGGTCAACAGTCAAAGACGGGAAAGGACGGGTCAACACCAGTCAAAAGTCCAAAATTCGGTTAAAGtaggtcaaatcaatcaaaattgacgtcGTTTAGTGTTACCTTTTTGTATTATATTAGCGGTAATAGCGATTATAGGTACAAACTGGTCAACGAAAGTTTTTTGGCTATCAAATATgtctatatatatttgtatctttaaaagtcaacgttagtcaacatccgtgtcgacccccgtctcgaccctTAAAGGTTCCGATTGTCTCGACTCCGTCTCACGGTTTTTAAACCTTGGATGTACTATGTGGAAGTGTTATTGAAAATAGTGTAATACAATATGCAGGAGGGTCAAGAAATTTGGGACACCAAATTGCCTAGAAACTACAATGAAATACTTAAATTATCAAACACTCCCGAGCGTTATTCAACCATGGAGAAAAAGGATATATACAACATACTCTCCCGTGGAATCCCCCTTCAGAAGGGCAAACTGGTACATAGCTCATTCTCTTATGTGCTTCAGCAATCATTTTTTCTGCTTTTGAATAGAATATTAACTTATTGATATGGTTTGGTCGCTTATGCTGTTAATCATGCTCATAGCTTAACGTCATCTCACTTGCACATATCTCTGGCAATGCGTCATTAATATACCGTGTTTCACATAGTTTAGCGGTGCGTCATGGGCGCACTACGATGCTGACATTTAATGATCCCATAGTTTTCTACTTTTCTTTTTGAAAGACAATAATTTTATATTATACAACAAAACTAACAGGAAGCTAGTAACTACAACAATTCTAAAAGATATAAACAAACACGACTTCACGACCAACACCTATATTTTTAAAAGAACTTACAACTCAATTAAAACACATCGACCTTGAAAAACAACGACAAACATGGCTATGCAAGTTGTTAGGAGACGATCACGCGCGGTAGTTATGTAAGTTGTTATAACTGTCAATCTTCTAGAAGCTACGGTTTCCTCATGAATACAAACCTTTAAACGATCTACAATCTCACTAGCAAAATACATGTCTAATCGTTATTGCTCTCTCTTAAATTGTCGAATAAATCGATCAATTCACCGGTTATCAACTCTTAACCGCCCTCGATTGGTATAACATGGGTTAGGGTTTGCATGACATGTAGAGAGTTAACGGTTGATCCATCTCAACATTAATACGTATTGCACTCTGGTATTTATATGCTTGATCGGTCTTCATTTATCTCTTGTTTTTGCATATGAAAAAGTCTTTATTTACAAGAAGCTCTCAACGCTAGAGCCTAAGACTGACCACAATTATGTGCCTCATCAATTTAAAATCTACActcttgtttttatttattttttgtttttttaatataCGCTAATCACAATCTTTTCTTTTAAATGAGGGTAAACGGACGAGGTTTTCCTTGTATGGGCTATTCGCCCCGGGGTGTGAGGGATTAGGATGGTTCAATGGGCCTACTAAACTGTGAATATTTTTTACATTTacctattttttttttgtttcaaatgaatatatataaataccaaATATTGTCTAAGGTAAACAACACGTAGTTTAAGATAATATGATTATTACCCTTTACTTTTTGTTAAGAATACACATTTACCTCtactttttatttactttatgGTTTACATACATACATCAAGAGCTTTACCGcattattcttatctatttatgtATGGAAGGTTACAATTAATTTGAGACTTCCTTAAAAGGAATACTAGACAATGAAACATACACACGTCTACATGAAATTGGTTTTGATTTGTTTTGTTGTATATGACAGTGGTACTCAATCGGTGGTGATGGAGAAAGAAATGAGATGATTTCATCGAGAATGTTTTCATACAAAAACCGTTGGTCACATAGGTGGCGATCTATTAAAGAATCAAGGTTCTTCTCTCTTTGTGTACATGTTACTTCGTAACATATAAATAAGAAGCTGTTAcacttattaattatttaattgcTTTCTATATGTTAAAAACTGCACTTAGATGAGTTTAGAATAGTTATAGGATTGCGCCCTTTAAAATTAAGAAATATATCTCAGCTCTCTTGACATTGTTGGATTGAGCTATATCTTGTCAAATAAATCATAAATTATAATTATGAGTAGCAGTAAGAATATATAAACTTTAATTGATATTATATGGTATAATATAATTGGTGTAGGTTTGAGAAAGTAGCAGAGTTGTTGGATATTTCGAATCTAAATATTGAAATCAAGATGAGTTCTCAGCTTTTACTACCAGGTGTCAATTACAGCGTTCGTCTTGTCTTCAAATTTTGCTGTCCAAGAAAATCTCTTGCTAAACGAATGTATGTGAACCTCAAGTACACAATTGATAACGAAAAATTGAATGCATATTTTGCTACATGGAGAGAAGACGGGTGGATGATGATTGAATTGTGTCGATTCTCAAATCACAAGAATGAAACAGTTATTGAGGTTTTACTGAAGAGTTTTTCACGTTGTTATTGTGATAGTCGTGCCATCTATATTGAAGGCATTGTGTTTCAAGCCATTGACGATGCAAGTTTGAATATCCTTTCTGATTTTCTCTCTAaattatatatgttttttttttttttattattcagaGTATATTTTAAACAATCTATACATGGTTATTAGGTAACATTTACATGGTGTTACATTTTTTATGCAGGTGAAACGAGAAGAAACCCAACATGTTTTGGAATTTAAGTCAGAAATGGATAAGGTGCAACAATTGCCAACTAACGGCACAAGCAAAGTATGACCCTTCTTTTATATATACAACAatgggggcaggatcaatggggaagtaaccaattggggggaagcggggggaagcaaaaaaaaaaaaaaaatttcgttttttttgaattttttttttccggcatcaagatcacacgaaaatatgaacatttagaagagacacttcgtgatgaatgttattatttaggcgggaaaacgatcgacaaaaataacattcaagataatattgttcgtgaaaaatatgaacgtttttttttttcttcatgttttgtgaagtaaaatttagcccgatttagggtttagggtttagggtttatggagagtttagggtttagggtttattccataaacccaaaacaccaaaccctaaaccctaaaccgttcgtgttaaaaactcaatctaaatcctaaatctaaaccctaaatctaaaccctaaaccctaaatttctaaaccctaatatctaaaccctataaaccctaatatctaaaccccaatagctaaaacctcaaaatacgctcgaaaaacacgataattgttatatattacttcttcgagcgttttcccgccaaaataaaaacatttatcacaaagtgtctttactaaatgttcatattttcatctcatctataatgttcgtgaacaaagttttttcaaaaaacgaaaaaaaaaattttttttgcttccccccgcttccccccgattggttacttccctcttgatcctaccactacaaCAATGAAAGTATTTCTTCTATGCAGGTGATACAAGAAATCGAGAAGTGTGACGAAATCCAGCAACCAATCTTAAAACCCAACTCAGAAATGAGTAAGGTGAGATAATTGCTATTGCTAATGAGAATATACATTTAAAATATTAAAAAATGTTGACAAGGACAAAATATGTCTTATATTTCTTAAACTGCTAtcactttattttatttttttattttttatgcttttgataattaatttatgttacttCTTTGATAAACAGTTCCCTGCAACTGACATGGCAAGTATGAGACAAGAGGTTCTTGCAAAAAAGTGGATTCTCTATGATTATTCGAATGTGAAGCTTGTTTATTCAAACAGCTCATCCCGAACTAGGTTAATCTGCCGTTTGTATTTATGCACAACCTCAATTAATAGGAACTTGGTCACAAAACTTGGAGTTTTGTAATTTGAAATCATATTCTTGTGTATATTAATTTAATGTGTGTTAACGTGGCGTATGTAAAACGTGATATATCTGATATTTGTAGATTTGAAGGGATGGAGCTTTTACGACGACAATCAGCATATAGCATCAAGTGGAAGATCGGTAGTCAAAAGGTTTCACCTAATAAAGATCATGCGTGTTACCTT
This genomic window from Rutidosis leptorrhynchoides isolate AG116_Rl617_1_P2 chromosome 2, CSIRO_AGI_Rlap_v1, whole genome shotgun sequence contains:
- the LOC139890564 gene encoding uncharacterized protein; amino-acid sequence: MLATDNFASTYCISSHRDDMLYEADINHVDINSFFTTEGKNRGENIKVCGPVTIKRNISKNYEQVAKEFIAEIKMLAGREHPNILSLFGFSLEGYEMILIFESCTLYKSLADHLGSISEKTNLMQRIRICLDIAQGLDYFHNIMDAVGPVRIHQGMLSTNVMLDENWNAKIATFRLYPEYIRHPRETEIYSFGVVIFEILCGRLAFDPYNTRGNSMELVRITQSCFEEGTFQSMVDPNIMKEVREDSYMIAPFRRSLNALKLTTYRCLFEYSIILPVTLKHIINYLNRALRFREETLERLKIQLSDIKAATKDFTETYIGEGGYGVVYRTELDVFDKKRHSIQKRTVAIKRDPRKESELGNRGFVAELEIIFRCEHPNIISLLGFCFEDSENILVFEYAANGSLDDYVKKGKLNKLPWARRLKMCLDIAYGLSYLHTSDDDKTCIIHRDIKSGNILLGENLEVKIADFGLSIFHPKIRPSRTIKTEHCAGTHVYLDPEYQEGKLKIESDIYSFGVVLFEILSGKLAYDRIYTKENGNGIAPVARQRFKDRKLMEMVDITILEEAHELSTTIIIGPSQDSLNEFFKIACKCVAEAQADRPKMEEVINGLKRAINLQKNRKDTLEISLEDISLGEENLSNTSFNIEKGYGMYNGQVQYDDETKPVIIKRMRKSGLETPGSWREFEIPFKHKHENVIGLVGYFKKMNENFIVYENAINQSLDMHLGNATLTWIKRLKIGVDIANGLKFLHGSDEGQEDVVIIHRDLKSCNILLTGDWKAKVCGFYVSIIYPNNHNIHYAADGIESSPGYCDPSYSKTCILTKKSDIYSLGVILFELLCGRLACTDQGHFLDSFVKGQYEVERPDKLVFERIREQIVWKSLVTFTTIAFSCLHDDRNKRPTASEVAVQLQQALELQEGQEIWDTKLPRNYNEILKLSNTPERYSTMEKKDIYNILSRGIPLQKGKLWYSIGGDGERNEMISSRMFSYKNRWSHRWRSIKESRFEKVAELLDISNLNIEIKMSSQLLLPGVNYSVRLVFKFCCPRKSLAKRMYVNLKYTIDNEKLNAYFATWREDGWMMIELCRFSNHKNETVIEVLLKSFSRCYCDSRAIYIEGIVFQAIDDVKREETQHVLEFKSEMDKVQQLPTNGTSKVIQEIEKCDEIQQPILKPNSEMSKFPATDMASMRQEVLAKKWILYDYSNVKLVYSNSSSRTRFEGMELLRRQSAYSIKWKIGSQKVSPNKDHACYLLFKLSENCRGLYCPVLVRNQERWKSKETIYFRHPSPWNVHETDRVPKERSDGWMEVIVWIYNNSNCKLRNDSLHVKLKLTTYEGTLSGLILGGLEFRPIEE